CACGCCGCCGATCAGCAGTGATCCGCCGGTGAAGGCGGCCACCGCACGCCCGTTCTCCTCCAGGACGTACGAGGTGTGGTGCGGGGTGTGGCCCGGCGTGGCCACCGCCCGCAGCGTCAGCCCCTCGTCGATCTCCTCCAGGTCCCCGTCGGCCACCGGGACCCGCGGGTAGGCCACGGACGCGCCGGCGGGCACGAGATAGCGGGCGCCGGTAAGGCGGGCCAGCTCAAGACCGCCGGTCACGTAGTCGTTGTGCACATGCGTCTCGGCGACGGCGACGATCCGCACGCCCCGCCGGGCGGCCGCGGCGATCACCCGGTCGATGTCGCGCGGCGGATCCACCACGACCACCGACCGGGCACCGCCCGCCAGGTAGCTCCGGTTGCCCAGGCCTTCGGTCTCCAGGACATCGGCAAAGAACACGGCACACTCACACTCCCTCGTCACACTTTTTACCCCCCGGGGTATCTCTCCCTCACCGTAACAGAAATACCCAGGGGGGTATTTTCGGCCAGACCTGGAGCTGACGCCGCGGGAGCGGCTCGACGCGGCGCGCCAGGGCGCCGGGGCGGCGTCAGCGAGGTCAGCGCCGCCGCGACGGCGGTGGCGGCGAAGGCCGCGGGGAGGCCCTGGCGGTCGGCGAGCCGGCCGAGCAGCGCCGGCCGGTGATGGTGCCGAGGCCGAGCGCGAGGACGGTGGCCGTGAAGCCGGGCGTGGGGCGGTCGGGGAAGACCCGGTAGCTCCACACGGCGAGGAGGCCGGAACCCGCCATGAAGCAGGGCCCGTAGAGGAGCGCGGAGAGGAGGGCCGCGGGCAGGGAGATGCCGGAGAAGTGGGTCGCGGTCAGCAGGGCCGCGGCCGCGGCGAGGCCCGCGAACAGGCCGCGGTGGACACGGCGAAGCCCGAACCGGTCGATGACGGGCCCGGTCAGGACGCCGACCGTGCCCGCCAAGCCGATCAGCGTCCAGAACAGCGGTGCGGTCACGGCGGAGCTCGTCCCCGCGTGGTCGGAGACGGCCTCGGCGGCGAAGGCCCAGTAGACGGCGCCGACAAGGCCGTAGGAGAAGGCGGTCGTGCACAGGGGGAGCGCGGGGCGGCGGGCGAGCCAGGCCAGGCCGCTGACGGGCCGCGAGGTGGCCACCCACTGGATGTACGCCGACGAACTGCGCCGCCGTCACCCGGAAGTGACGGTCGACGACCGAGCCCTCTACATCGATGACGGATCCATCCTGACCAGCGCGGGCACGGCCGCCGCGATCGACCTGTGCCTGCACATCGTGCGCCGCGACCACGGCGCGGCAGTGGCGGCGGAGGTCGGCCGGCGGATGGTGGTGGCCCCGCACCGCGAGGGCGGCCAAGCCCAGTACGCCCGCCCCAGGACCGCCGCCGCGGCTCCGCCCGCTCCGGGGACGGGACTTGCGCCGGTCCTGGACTGGGCGCTCGCCCGGCTGCACGAGCCGCTGGCCATCGCCGATCTCGCGGGCCGAGCGGGCATGAGCGTACGCACCTTCGAACGGCACTTCGGCCGCGAGGCGGGCGCCACTCCGTTGCGGTGGCTCAACCAGCAGCGCGTCACCCACGCCCGCACCTTGCTGGAGACCACCGACCTGCCGGTCGACGCCGTCGCCGAACGCAGCGGCCTCGGCACGGGAGACGGCCTGCGGCAGCACTTCCACCGCCTGATGGGCACCACCCCGGCCGCCTACCGGCGCACCTACCGGGGCACACCCGGCTGACGGGCGTCCCGCCGCGCTTCCCCGCGAGCCGGGCCGCTCCCCGCGTCGGTGATCGGCGCGACGGGCGTGTCCGCGGCCCGCACCCAGCGCGGCCCGTCCGGCCCGTACACGGCACGGGGCTCCGGGAACGCCGCGAGCAGGAGGAGATAGACGATCGCCGCCACGGCCGCGCCCAAGGGCAGGCTGATGTCGGTGCCGCCCGCGAGGTCGCCGAGCGGCCCGACGAACTGCCCGGGGATGTTGGTGAACAGCACGCCGGTCACCGCGCCGGTCCACCAGGCCGACATGCCCCGCCAGTTCCAGCCGCGCGTGAACCAATAGCGCCCGCCGTGCCGGCGGCGGGTGAAGACCTGGA
Above is a genomic segment from Streptomyces sp. NBC_01381 containing:
- a CDS encoding GlxA family transcriptional regulator — translated: MATHWMYADELRRRHPEVTVDDRALYIDDGSILTSAGTAAAIDLCLHIVRRDHGAAVAAEVGRRMVVAPHREGGQAQYARPRTAAAAPPAPGTGLAPVLDWALARLHEPLAIADLAGRAGMSVRTFERHFGREAGATPLRWLNQQRVTHARTLLETTDLPVDAVAERSGLGTGDGLRQHFHRLMGTTPAAYRRTYRGTPG